CCTTGCCGGGCTTGAGGCCCTTCTCCTCGGCGAAGGCGCGCAGGGCGGGCTCGGTCGTGGCCTGGTCGAAGGTGGGCAGGTTCTTCAGGCGGGCGGCGAGTTCGGGCAGGAAGGAGCGGCCCTCCTCGATGAGCTTTGCCGCCTTCTCGTTCACCGGGTAGTCCTCCGACCAGAAGTAGGGCGTCTTCTCCAGAAACTCCGAGAACACGTCCATGCGCGGAATCATCATGCGGACGACGGCGCGGAAGTAATCGTCGAAGGGCAGGTCGTACTTCTGGGAGGCGAGGTAGTCGTGCAGCCGCTTCGCCACCTCCTCTTCCGTCAGCACTTCCCGGAGATACTTGCCGTTCATCCACTTCAATTTGTCGAGGCTGAAGACGGGGCCGCCCAGCGTCACGTCCTCCAGGTGGAAGACGCGCTGGAACTCGGCGAGGTCGAAGATTTCGCGGCCCTCCGGGTGCGTCCAGCCCATCGTGGCGAGGAAATTGAGCATGGCTTCCGGCAGAAAGCCCTGGTCCATGTACCACTCGACGGAGGTGGGATTCTTGCGCTTGCTGATCTTGGACTTGTCGGCGTTGCGGAGCAGGGGCATGTGCGCGAAGACGGGCTGCGGCCAGCCGAACGCCTCGTACAGCAGCACGTGAATGGGGGTGGAGGTGATCCACTCCTCGGCGCGGACGACGTGCGTCACGCCCATCAGGCGGTCGTCTACCACGTTGGCGAGGTGGTAGGTGGGGTAGCCGTCGGCCTTGAGCAGCACCTTGTCGTCGATCTCGCGGTTCTGGAAGACGATGGGCTGGCGCAGGGCGTCGTTCACGACCGTCTCACCCTCACGCGGGACCTTGAGGCGGATGACAGCAGCCTCGCCCACGTCCACCTTCCTTTGCGCCTCCGCCGGATCGAGGTCGCGGCTGGGGACGGCGATGACGCGGCCCTCCCGCTGCGCCTCCTCGCGCAGGGCGCTCAACTCCTCGGGTGTCTCGAAGGCGTGGTAGGCATGGCCGGACTCGACCAGCCGCCGCGCGTACTCCCCGTAGATGTCGTTGCGCTCGCTCTGGCGGTAGGGACCGTTCGGGCCGCCCTGGAGGGGGCTCTCGTCGGGGGTGAGGCCGAGCCACTGCATCATCTGGAAGATGCGCTTTTCGCTGCTTTCCACGTAGCGGTTGCGGTCGGTGTCCTCGATGCGGAGGATGAATTTGCCCTCCTCGCCCCGGTCGCGGGCCTGATGGGCGAGCGCAAAGTTGAAGAGGCCGATGTAGGCGGTGCCGACGTGCGGGTCTCCGGTGGGGCTGGGGGCGATGCGGGTGACGACAGGCATGAGGGACAGGATACGGGGAAGGGGGACGGGTGCGCCGGGGCGTCAGCGCCCGGCTGCGACAAGCCTTCGCCCTACTCCCTGAACGGCTCCACCCGCTGCCCGTCCCCCGTATCCCGCCCCCGTGCCACGTCCCGCACCCCCCGCCGCCCGAAGGCGTGGGCGAGGTCGCGCTCGGACAGCCGCAGGGTGGTGGGTCGCCCGTGCGGGCACGACCAGGGCTGCTCGCAGAGGCTCAGGGAGGCCAGCACCGCCTCTCCCCTGTTTCCGTCCAGCATCCCGGCCTTCAGCGCGGGCGCGCAGGCGAGCCGGGCGAGGACATGGCGGCGGGGGTCAGGGTTCTCCCCCAGCGCCGCCTCCACGATCTCCTCGTGCAGCCGGGGCACGGGCAGCGCGGCGAGGACGGCGGGCAGGGCACGCAGCCGCGCCAGGCCCGCCCCGAAGTCCTCGATCATAAGTCCCCAGGCCCGCAATTCGGCCCCGCGCTCGTGCAGCCGGGCCACCTGCTCGGGCGTCAGGTGCAGCAGCTCGGGCTCGGGGAGTTCGACAGGAGGCGCCGAGCCCAGCGCGCGGGTGAAGTGCTCGTAGAGGGCGCGTTCGTGCGCCGCGTGCGCGTCCACCACCCACAGGTCGCCCTCCCCCTGCGCGAGGAGGTACAGCTCCTGGTAGACCCCGACGAGCGTGAGTTCGGGGAAGTTACCCCGGGTGGGCGCGGTCTGAGGCTCCGGGGGGGCGATCAGGCTGGGCGCGTTCCGGGCGAGGGGATGCGCGGCGAGGGCCGCCGTCACCGCCTCCCGCACCCGGGCCGCCACGCCGGGCAAGTCAGCGAGGGCGACGACCTGCTTGGCCGGGTGGACGTTCGGGTTGTGGTCCTCGGGGGCGATGCGGAGGTCGAGCACGCACAGCGGGGCGACCCCTGAGGGGATGAGTTCGGCGAAGCCCTCGATCACGGCCCTCTCTAACTCGGGCGGGGCCAGCACGGGCCGACCGTTCACGCTGAAGTGCATCCGGTCGCGGCGGGCGCGGGTGAGTTCGGGGCGGGAGACGACGCCGCACACGCCCCCGGCGTCCACCCGTAAAACGCGGTTCGCGCTCAGCGGCCCGTACACGCTCGCCACCGCGCCCCGGTGGTCGGCAGGCGCGTGGGTGAGGCGGGGCTCGCCGTCCACCGTCAGCCGCCAGTGCAGACCGGGGTGGTGCAGGACGTAACGGCCCACGAGCGCGGTGATCTCACGCGCCTCGGCCGCCGCCGGGGCCTGGGTGCGCAGCCGGGCGGGCAGGCGGGCGAAGAGGTCCCGCACCGTCACCGTCGTCCCCGCCGGAGCGGAGGTGCGGCGCACGGTCACGTCCTCGCCCGAGGCGCTGACCTCCGCCGCCCCCACCTGCGCCGCCGGGCGCGTCACCAGATGCAGGTCCCCCGCCTGCGCCGCCGCCCACAGCGCCTCGCCCCGGAAGCCGAGGGTCGTCACGCGCTCGACCGCCCCCGCCTCCGGTTCCAGCTTGCTCGTCGCGTGGCGCACGGGCGCGAGTGATACCGCGTCCGCCGGGATGCCCGCCCCGTTGTCCCGCACCCGCGTCAGCAGGAGGCCGCCGCCCTCCACCTCCACCTCGATGCGCGTGGCTCCCGCGTCGAGCGCGTTCTCCACGAGTTCGCGCACCACGTCGAGCGGGCGGGAGACGACCTCGCCCGCGGCGATCAGCCGGGCGACGTGGGGGGGAAGGACGCGGATGGTCACAGGCTCCTGACCTCCTTCTCCTCGCCCTCGGCGGTGCTGCGCGCCTCCCGCTGCCAGGTGTGCAGAAGTTCGAGCGCCTGCATCGGCGTCAGGCGGCTGAGGTCGAGGGTGGCGAGTTCGCGGGTGAGCTTGCGGTCGTCGCCCTCAGCGTTGAGGGCGGTCAGCAGCCGCGCCGCGCGGGTGGTCACGGGCGCGGGCAGACCAGCCAGCCGCGCGACCTCCACCCCGTAGGACTGGCGGGCCGCACCGGGAATGACCTGATGGTAGAAGGTGAGCCCCCCCGCGTCCTCCTCGGCGGCGACGTGCAGGTTCACCAGGCCGGGGTGCTCCGACTCCAGCCGCGTCAGCTCGAAGTAGTGGGTGGCAAACAGCGTGTGAGCGCGGGTCGCGTGCAGGTGTTCCAGCGCCGCCTGCGCGATGGCGAGACCGTCCAGGGTGGAGGTGCCCCGCCCCACCTCGTCGAGGATGACGAGGCTGCGGTGGGTCACCCCGTGGAGGATGCTCGCCAGCTCGCTCATCTCCACCATGAAGGTGGAGCGGCCCCCCGCGAGGTCGTCGCTCGCCCCGATGCGGGTGTGGATGGCGTCGTAGATGGGCAGTTCGGCGTGGTCGGCAGGCACGAAGGAGCCGACCTGGTGGAGCAGGGCGCACAGCGCCACCGTCCGCAGGTACGTGCTCTTGCCCGCCATGTTCGGCCCGGTCAGGAGGAGGGTGTGCCGGGTGTCGTCCAGGTGCGCGTCGTTCGGCACGAAGCGGCCCCCGGTCGCCCGCTCGACGACAGGATGGCGGGCCTGCACGAGCCGCGCCCCGCCCGTGACGGACTGGGGCCGCACCCAGCCGCGCTCCACCGCCAGTTCGGCCAGCGCCGCGATCACGTCGAGTTCGGCGACCGCGCCCGCCGCCTCGGCCAGCGCGTCCGCGTGGGCGGCGAGGCCCGCGCGCAGGTCGGTGAAGACCTCCGCTTCGAGGCGTTGCGCGGAGGTCTCCAGCCGGGCGATCTCGCGCTCGCGCTCGCGCAGGTCGGGGCGGGTGAAGCGGGCGCGGTCCTTGAGGGTGGCGATCTGGCGGTAGTCGGCGGGGACCTTGCTCAGGTTCGGGCCGCTGACCTCCAGGTAGTAGCCGAAGACGTTGTTGAACCCCACCTTCAGGCTGCCGATCCCGGTCCGGGCCCGCTCGCTCGTCTCCAGCTCGGCCAGCCAGGCGCGGTGCCCCAGCGCCTCGCTCCGCAGCCCGTCGAGTTCGGCGTGGAAGCCGTCGCGGATCAGGCCACCGTCCCCGATGCGGATGGGCGGGTCGTCCACCAGCGCCGCGCGGATCAGCGTCACCACGTCGGGCAGGGCGCCCAGCCGGGCGCGGACGGCGCCGAGAAGGCCGTCTTGCGCCTCCAGCAGCCGGGACGCCTCGGGTAGCAGGTCGAGGGTGCGGGCGAGCGAGGCGACCTCGCGCGGGGTGGCCCGCTGGGTGGAGACGCGGGCGGCGAGGCGCTCCAGGTCGTGCGCCCGGTACAGCAGCGCCCGGATGGCCCCCCGCAGGTCGGCGGCGCGGGTCAGCGCCTCCACCGCGTCGAGCCGCGCCCGGATGCTGAGTTCGTCGAGGAGGGGGGCGCGCAGCCAGGCCCGCAGCCGCCGCCGCCCGCCCGCCGTGCGCGTCTCGCTGAGCACGTCCATCAGGGTCATGCCCTGGGGGGCCTGCGCCTGGAAGACCTCCAGCGCCCGCACCGCCGCGTCGGGGAGCCGCATGTGGGCGCCGGGCTCGAAGCGCACCACCCGGCGCACCATCTCCAGCCGCCCCTGCTGGGTCACGCGCGCGTACCCCAGGACCGCCCCGCACGCCCGCACGAGGGCCGCGCTCGTGAGCGAGCCGGGCACCTCGCCGAGCGTCTCTTTCAACTCCGCCCGGGTGGCCTCCTCGTCGAAATTGGCGGGCGAGAGCATGACGGGAAAACGGGTCTGGAAGTCGGCGAGGAGAGCGGGGTTCCCCGACAGCTCCGGCGCGAGCAGCACCTCCCGCGCCCGGTGCCGCGCGAGTTCGTCGTAGAGGGCCGTGCGGGTGTGGAAGGCGGCGCAGCGGAATTCGCCCGTGGACACGTCGAGGAGCGCGAGGGCGTAGCCGTCCCCGGTCGCCACCGCCGCGAGGTAGTTCTCGTCAGCGGTCAGGTGCCGCTCCTCCGTCACGGTGCCGGGCGTGAGGAGCTGCGTCACCTTGCGGTCCACGAGGCCCGAGCCCGGCTCCTCGATCTGGTCGGCGACGGCCACCCGCACCCCCGCCGCGAGGAGCCGCTCGACATTGTGGTCGAGGGCCCGCACCGGCACGCCCGCCATCGGCGTCGAGAAGTCCCGGCTGCTCTTGTGGGTCAACGCGATGCGCAGCAGCCGGGAGGCGCGTTCGGCGTCCTCCCCGAAGGTCTCGTAGAAGTCGCCGACCTGAAACAGCAGCAAGAACTCGGGGTGCTTATCCCGCAACGCCACGTACTGTTCGAGCATCGGCGGCAGCACCCCCGATCCCGTCCCCTTCAACACGCTCTGCGGCACACCCACCGGCATGGCTGGAGAATAGCCCACGCCGTTCTGTTCACGGCGGAACGGGCGTTGCAATTGGACACGGCACAAGAAAAACCGCCCCACGGGGAGGCGGGGCGGATGGAGTGGGTGGGCTAGCGGAAGCGGGAGAACCTCTCCAGGGCCCTGAGGCTCTGAACGCCCAGGGGGGAGGCGCCGCCGCTGTTCAGGAAGACCCAGTTGTTGGGGGAGCCGCCACGGACCACTGAGCCGGTCAAGTCACCGTTCCCATCAAATTGAAGGGTGAGGCTGACCTTGTTCCAGCCCTTTTGCAGACTCACGTCGACATCGCCCTTGAACGTGTCGCCGCCGTTCGTGCAGCTCTGCGTTCCCCTGACGGTCACGCCACGGTCCACGTACAGCAGTTGACCCAGCACGGCCTCGTAGCCGGTCACCGTTCCGGCGCCGTCAACCTTGGTGGTGACGGACAGGGGAGAAATGCCGCCGCTCTTCGTCGCGCCCTCCGCCCCGATCACCAGAGCCGTGCCCTGCGCCTGGCTGGTGCTGACCGTGACCGTCCCCGTGCAGTTGTCCTCCTCGTCGTTGAACTCGTCGGCGGTGATGGCCGCCAGCGTTCCCGTCGCGGGCGTGGCGGGAAGGTTGAGCCTGAACTTGCCGTCGGCGGCGAGGGGCGTGGTCACCACGTTCTGGGGCTGGGTCCCCTCCACCGTGTACGCCCTGACGGAGCCCGCCCCACCCGTCCAGGCGCTCGTCGTGAGGGTCAGGGCACCGTTGCTCGACGCGGTGAGATTCCCCTCCACGACCGTCCCCGACACAGTGGTGAGGTTGCTGGGGACGTTCGTGCGGTCACAGGAGGCGAGCAGGAGGACGGAGCCGACCATCATCAGGGCACCAAGCTTTTTCATACGCCACTCACCGTAAAGGCTTTGCGACCCCCCAGGTTGCAGATGTGACGCGG
This Deinococcus aestuarii DNA region includes the following protein-coding sequences:
- the gltX gene encoding glutamate--tRNA ligase, which gives rise to MPVVTRIAPSPTGDPHVGTAYIGLFNFALAHQARDRGEEGKFILRIEDTDRNRYVESSEKRIFQMMQWLGLTPDESPLQGGPNGPYRQSERNDIYGEYARRLVESGHAYHAFETPEELSALREEAQREGRVIAVPSRDLDPAEAQRKVDVGEAAVIRLKVPREGETVVNDALRQPIVFQNREIDDKVLLKADGYPTYHLANVVDDRLMGVTHVVRAEEWITSTPIHVLLYEAFGWPQPVFAHMPLLRNADKSKISKRKNPTSVEWYMDQGFLPEAMLNFLATMGWTHPEGREIFDLAEFQRVFHLEDVTLGGPVFSLDKLKWMNGKYLREVLTEEEVAKRLHDYLASQKYDLPFDDYFRAVVRMMIPRMDVFSEFLEKTPYFWSEDYPVNEKAAKLIEEGRSFLPELAARLKNLPTFDQATTEPALRAFAEEKGLKPGKVMQPLRAAIAGTSESPGMFEMLDALGRERVVARVERAARG
- the mutL gene encoding DNA mismatch repair endonuclease MutL; protein product: MTIRVLPPHVARLIAAGEVVSRPLDVVRELVENALDAGATRIEVEVEGGGLLLTRVRDNGAGIPADAVSLAPVRHATSKLEPEAGAVERVTTLGFRGEALWAAAQAGDLHLVTRPAAQVGAAEVSASGEDVTVRRTSAPAGTTVTVRDLFARLPARLRTQAPAAAEAREITALVGRYVLHHPGLHWRLTVDGEPRLTHAPADHRGAVASVYGPLSANRVLRVDAGGVCGVVSRPELTRARRDRMHFSVNGRPVLAPPELERAVIEGFAELIPSGVAPLCVLDLRIAPEDHNPNVHPAKQVVALADLPGVAARVREAVTAALAAHPLARNAPSLIAPPEPQTAPTRGNFPELTLVGVYQELYLLAQGEGDLWVVDAHAAHERALYEHFTRALGSAPPVELPEPELLHLTPEQVARLHERGAELRAWGLMIEDFGAGLARLRALPAVLAALPVPRLHEEIVEAALGENPDPRRHVLARLACAPALKAGMLDGNRGEAVLASLSLCEQPWSCPHGRPTTLRLSERDLAHAFGRRGVRDVARGRDTGDGQRVEPFRE
- the mutS gene encoding DNA mismatch repair protein MutS; translation: MPVGVPQSVLKGTGSGVLPPMLEQYVALRDKHPEFLLLFQVGDFYETFGEDAERASRLLRIALTHKSSRDFSTPMAGVPVRALDHNVERLLAAGVRVAVADQIEEPGSGLVDRKVTQLLTPGTVTEERHLTADENYLAAVATGDGYALALLDVSTGEFRCAAFHTRTALYDELARHRAREVLLAPELSGNPALLADFQTRFPVMLSPANFDEEATRAELKETLGEVPGSLTSAALVRACGAVLGYARVTQQGRLEMVRRVVRFEPGAHMRLPDAAVRALEVFQAQAPQGMTLMDVLSETRTAGGRRRLRAWLRAPLLDELSIRARLDAVEALTRAADLRGAIRALLYRAHDLERLAARVSTQRATPREVASLARTLDLLPEASRLLEAQDGLLGAVRARLGALPDVVTLIRAALVDDPPIRIGDGGLIRDGFHAELDGLRSEALGHRAWLAELETSERARTGIGSLKVGFNNVFGYYLEVSGPNLSKVPADYRQIATLKDRARFTRPDLREREREIARLETSAQRLEAEVFTDLRAGLAAHADALAEAAGAVAELDVIAALAELAVERGWVRPQSVTGGARLVQARHPVVERATGGRFVPNDAHLDDTRHTLLLTGPNMAGKSTYLRTVALCALLHQVGSFVPADHAELPIYDAIHTRIGASDDLAGGRSTFMVEMSELASILHGVTHRSLVILDEVGRGTSTLDGLAIAQAALEHLHATRAHTLFATHYFELTRLESEHPGLVNLHVAAEEDAGGLTFYHQVIPGAARQSYGVEVARLAGLPAPVTTRAARLLTALNAEGDDRKLTRELATLDLSRLTPMQALELLHTWQREARSTAEGEEKEVRSL